Proteins encoded in a region of the Leguminivora glycinivorella isolate SPB_JAAS2020 chromosome 23, LegGlyc_1.1, whole genome shotgun sequence genome:
- the LOC125238282 gene encoding uncharacterized protein LOC125238282 isoform X1, with product MSRERSVTIADGDGLAVIREEQPSAFVSKDDVSFTKESVQSQKRANITLENYGDADIDALFAKREAQLRAEFDEELKTQLGMLRERFDFVLQHEQVRSCYMLREAHRERKEKVQALQTQLECKNLTGLMYVMCSERRKAKLEKMRIISEYTKYIHTLQDILTEGQRLILHLSRGYKTAARVDHEWRQKMKTIIKEFQEYVYHFAGGTPETNQYVFDVPALLKTEAAIVDDPEEDPCTCEEEEDKTVVDEDGVTEDKTWWELLDSPCKPFVMFGDMEEFQPPQRREVVTSAKEALKSAPPKWKEYVFNEMFLKSSCPRADVIKDEYPKYFPTDKWECQVHADHSNESSNCSRYGSRRVTTNSNEMRSMGSILKIITSSGLLPPKTNLLAARDSMEIASSTKIRGKKNGCNDTKNVSICIARTRSSSLQKLPKEFMPGKSTQESEAPDSPPQRSPEPRDDEDIVEAEDNKNGLVSTQDSLLVMPQHKADTDHKINYEKICPMEQCQRMQVDSFMRSLPAYMRASPYMLFEQNFAEYETCSPEQLEILQHRLEQKQKRHMPEEDSASLPDFEPMVDGVGVQTSDELITGLPPCTCKDPYPSVASSTTRIFKVEDLLPMKEALDEITKECFYNQNIMFDRFKVVGQESKHSYATEPKCKEEFKKLRVQEIKNILRKHPSMLDLFQPNPQC from the exons ATGTCTCGGGAACGTAGCGTCACAATCGCCGACGGAGATGGACTAGCGGTGATAAGAGAAGAGCAACCCAGTGCCTTTGTCTCAAAGGATGATGTTTCATTCACAAAAGAATCTGTCCAATCTCAAAAACGTGCTAACATAACTCTTGAAAATTATGGCGACGCTGATATCGACGCACTGTTTGCTAAAAGAGAAGCTCAATTAAGAGCAGAATTTGACGAAGAATTAAAAACACAATTAGGTATGCTGAGGGAACGATTTGACTTTGTGCTGCA ACATGAACAAGTCCGTTCCTGTTACATGTTACGGGAAGCTCATAGGGAAAGGAAGGAGAAAGTTCAAGCTTTGCAGACACAGTTAGAATGTAAAAACTTAACAGGCCTGATGTACGTAATGTGCTCGGAAAGAAGAAAAGCGAAATTGGAAAAGATGAGGATCATTTCTG AGTACACCAAATACATCCACACTCTCCAAGACATTCTAACTGAAGGTCAGCGCCTCATCCTCCACCTTTCTCGAGGGTACAAGACGGCAGCTCGCGTGGACCACGAGTGGCGACAGAAAATGAAGACTATCATCAAAGAG TTTCAAGAATACGTATACCACTTCGCCGGCGGAACTCCCGAGACCAACCAGTATGTGTTCGACGTGCCAGCCCTACTGAAGACAGAGGCTGCCATAGTCGATGACCCTGAGGAGGACCCGTGTACTTGTGAAGAAGAGGAAGATAAAACTGTCGTTGATGAAGATG GTGTAACAGAAGACAAGACATGGTGGGAGCTGCTAGACTCCCCCTGCAAGCCGTTTGTGATGTTCGGAGACATGGAAGAGTTCCAGCCCCCGCAGAGGAGGGAGGTCGTCACCTCTGCTAAAGAGGCTCTTAAGAGCGCCCCGCCCAAGTGGAAGGAATACG TGTTCAACGAGATGTTCCTGAAGTCCTCCTGCCCGCGCGCTGACGTCATCAAGGACGAGTACCCCAAATATTTCCCCACTGACAAGTGGGAGTGCCAGGTCCATGCGGACCATAGCAACGAGTCTAGCAAT TGTTCCAGATACGGCAGCCGGCGTGTGACCACTAACAGCAATGAAATGCGCAGTATGGGATCCATACTGAAAATTAT CACTTCAAGTGGCTTGTTACCACCAAAAACCAACCTTCTTGCAGCAAGAGACTCCATGGAGATAGCTTCGTCCACCAAAATT CGAGGAAAGAAGAATGGATGCAACGACACTAAAAATGTCTCCATCTGTATTGCAAGAACTAGA TCGTCGAGCCTCCAAAAATTGCCGAAAGAATTCATGCCCGGAAAATCGACCCAAGAGTCAGAAGCTCCAGACAG TCCGCCTCAGCGATCCCCTGAGCCTCGTGATGATGAGGATATAGTTGAAGCGGAGGACAATAAGAACGGCTTAGT AAGCACTCAAGATAGTCTGCTGGTCATGCCTCAGCATAAGGCGGATACGGATcacaaaattaattatgaaaAA ATCTGCCCCATGGAGCAATGCCAGCGAATGCAAGTGGACTCCTTCATGCGTTCGTTGCCAGCTTACATGCGTGCGAGTCCGTACATGCTTTTTGAACAGAACTTCGCCGAGTACGAAACGTGTTCTCCTG AACAACTAGAAATCCTCCAGCATCGCTTAGAGCAAAAGCAGAAACGACACATGCCCGAAGAAGACAGCGCGTCCTTACCAGATTTCGAACCAATGGTTGACGGCGTTGGTGTTCAGACTTCTGATGAGCTGATTACTGGACTACCGCCTTGTACTTGCAAGGACCCTTATCCATCTGTCGCTTCAAGTACTACTAGGATCTTTAAAG TGGAAGACCTTCTCCCGATGAAGGAAGCTCTGGACGAGATCACGAAGGAGTGCTTCTACAACCAGAATATCATGTTCGACCGGTTCAAAGTGGTGGGACAAGAGAGCAAACATTC GTATGCTACTGAACCGAAATGCAAAGAAGAATTCAAGAAGCTAAGAGTACAAGAAATAAAGAATATCCTAAGAAAGCACCCAAGCATGCTAGACCTGTTCCAGCCCAACCCTCAGTGTTAA
- the LOC125238282 gene encoding uncharacterized protein LOC125238282 isoform X2 codes for MKTIIKEFQEYVYHFAGGTPETNQYVFDVPALLKTEAAIVDDPEEDPCTCEEEEDKTVVDEDGVTEDKTWWELLDSPCKPFVMFGDMEEFQPPQRREVVTSAKEALKSAPPKWKEYVFNEMFLKSSCPRADVIKDEYPKYFPTDKWECQVHADHSNESSNCSRYGSRRVTTNSNEMRSMGSILKIITSSGLLPPKTNLLAARDSMEIASSTKIRGKKNGCNDTKNVSICIARTRSSSLQKLPKEFMPGKSTQESEAPDSPPQRSPEPRDDEDIVEAEDNKNGLVSTQDSLLVMPQHKADTDHKINYEKICPMEQCQRMQVDSFMRSLPAYMRASPYMLFEQNFAEYETCSPEQLEILQHRLEQKQKRHMPEEDSASLPDFEPMVDGVGVQTSDELITGLPPCTCKDPYPSVASSTTRIFKVEDLLPMKEALDEITKECFYNQNIMFDRFKVVGQESKHSYATEPKCKEEFKKLRVQEIKNILRKHPSMLDLFQPNPQC; via the exons ATGAAGACTATCATCAAAGAG TTTCAAGAATACGTATACCACTTCGCCGGCGGAACTCCCGAGACCAACCAGTATGTGTTCGACGTGCCAGCCCTACTGAAGACAGAGGCTGCCATAGTCGATGACCCTGAGGAGGACCCGTGTACTTGTGAAGAAGAGGAAGATAAAACTGTCGTTGATGAAGATG GTGTAACAGAAGACAAGACATGGTGGGAGCTGCTAGACTCCCCCTGCAAGCCGTTTGTGATGTTCGGAGACATGGAAGAGTTCCAGCCCCCGCAGAGGAGGGAGGTCGTCACCTCTGCTAAAGAGGCTCTTAAGAGCGCCCCGCCCAAGTGGAAGGAATACG TGTTCAACGAGATGTTCCTGAAGTCCTCCTGCCCGCGCGCTGACGTCATCAAGGACGAGTACCCCAAATATTTCCCCACTGACAAGTGGGAGTGCCAGGTCCATGCGGACCATAGCAACGAGTCTAGCAAT TGTTCCAGATACGGCAGCCGGCGTGTGACCACTAACAGCAATGAAATGCGCAGTATGGGATCCATACTGAAAATTAT CACTTCAAGTGGCTTGTTACCACCAAAAACCAACCTTCTTGCAGCAAGAGACTCCATGGAGATAGCTTCGTCCACCAAAATT CGAGGAAAGAAGAATGGATGCAACGACACTAAAAATGTCTCCATCTGTATTGCAAGAACTAGA TCGTCGAGCCTCCAAAAATTGCCGAAAGAATTCATGCCCGGAAAATCGACCCAAGAGTCAGAAGCTCCAGACAG TCCGCCTCAGCGATCCCCTGAGCCTCGTGATGATGAGGATATAGTTGAAGCGGAGGACAATAAGAACGGCTTAGT AAGCACTCAAGATAGTCTGCTGGTCATGCCTCAGCATAAGGCGGATACGGATcacaaaattaattatgaaaAA ATCTGCCCCATGGAGCAATGCCAGCGAATGCAAGTGGACTCCTTCATGCGTTCGTTGCCAGCTTACATGCGTGCGAGTCCGTACATGCTTTTTGAACAGAACTTCGCCGAGTACGAAACGTGTTCTCCTG AACAACTAGAAATCCTCCAGCATCGCTTAGAGCAAAAGCAGAAACGACACATGCCCGAAGAAGACAGCGCGTCCTTACCAGATTTCGAACCAATGGTTGACGGCGTTGGTGTTCAGACTTCTGATGAGCTGATTACTGGACTACCGCCTTGTACTTGCAAGGACCCTTATCCATCTGTCGCTTCAAGTACTACTAGGATCTTTAAAG TGGAAGACCTTCTCCCGATGAAGGAAGCTCTGGACGAGATCACGAAGGAGTGCTTCTACAACCAGAATATCATGTTCGACCGGTTCAAAGTGGTGGGACAAGAGAGCAAACATTC GTATGCTACTGAACCGAAATGCAAAGAAGAATTCAAGAAGCTAAGAGTACAAGAAATAAAGAATATCCTAAGAAAGCACCCAAGCATGCTAGACCTGTTCCAGCCCAACCCTCAGTGTTAA